In one window of Paraflavitalea soli DNA:
- a CDS encoding thiolase family protein, giving the protein MNKVYVIDAVRTPIGKYGGALSTIRPDDLLAHVVRSLLQRNTGIDVNAIEDIIAGDANQAGEDNRNVARMAALLAGLPVTVAGNTVNRLCASGLQAIMDAARAIMCDEGEFYIAGGVESMTRAPFVMAKAGTGWSRTTEMHDSTIGWRFVNKRLTDKYHPYSMGETAENVAKQWNVSREEQDAFALQSQEKYFAAQDKGIWKHEISGIEILGGKNESEKIYLETDEPPRKTSLEKLASLRPAFIKDGSVTAGNSSGINDGAAALLLASEAAVKKYNLQPMATIRSMAVAGVDPAIMGIGPVPASRKALQRAGITTKDLDLIELNEAFASQSIACMRDLELDPAKVNVNGGSIAIGHPLGCSGARISATLLHEMKRRGAKRGLATMCVGVGQGAAIVYEGV; this is encoded by the coding sequence ATGAACAAAGTGTATGTTATCGATGCCGTACGCACCCCTATCGGCAAATATGGTGGCGCCCTCAGCACCATTCGTCCCGACGATCTCCTGGCCCATGTGGTCAGGTCACTCTTACAACGCAATACCGGTATTGATGTAAATGCCATTGAAGATATTATTGCCGGCGATGCCAACCAGGCCGGTGAAGATAACCGCAATGTGGCCCGCATGGCTGCTTTGCTGGCTGGCTTACCTGTAACAGTAGCCGGTAATACCGTCAACCGCTTATGCGCTTCCGGACTCCAGGCCATCATGGATGCTGCCCGCGCCATCATGTGCGATGAAGGCGAATTTTACATAGCAGGCGGTGTGGAAAGCATGACCCGCGCCCCCTTTGTGATGGCCAAAGCTGGTACCGGCTGGAGTAGGACCACCGAAATGCACGACAGTACCATTGGCTGGCGCTTTGTGAATAAACGCCTCACCGATAAATACCATCCTTATTCCATGGGCGAAACCGCGGAGAATGTAGCTAAGCAATGGAACGTTAGCCGCGAAGAGCAGGATGCATTTGCCCTGCAAAGCCAGGAGAAATATTTCGCTGCCCAGGATAAAGGCATCTGGAAACACGAGATCAGTGGTATTGAGATACTGGGCGGCAAGAATGAAAGCGAAAAGATCTACCTCGAAACAGATGAGCCACCCCGTAAGACTTCCCTGGAAAAGCTGGCCAGCCTGCGCCCTGCTTTTATTAAAGATGGTTCTGTAACCGCTGGCAACTCTTCCGGTATCAATGATGGGGCCGCAGCTTTGTTGCTGGCCAGTGAAGCCGCTGTAAAGAAGTACAACTTGCAGCCCATGGCCACCATTCGTTCCATGGCCGTTGCCGGTGTTGATCCCGCTATTATGGGCATTGGTCCCGTGCCCGCTTCCCGCAAGGCCCTGCAGCGTGCGGGTATCACCACCAAAGACCTCGACCTCATAGAACTCAATGAGGCATTTGCTTCCCAATCCATAGCCTGCATGCGCGATCTGGAACTCGATCCTGCCAAAGTAAATGTTAACGGCGGTTCTATCGCCATTGGCCATCCCCTGGGTTGTAGCGGTGCGCGTATATCTGCCACTTTATTGCACGAAATGAAACGCCGGGGTGCCAAACGTGGCCTGGCCACCATGTGCGTAGGCGTAGGCCAGGGAGCCGCCATTGTGTATGAGGGAGTATGA
- a CDS encoding amidohydrolase family protein: protein MRTIILSLCLMISTGSFAQSKRLILQNINVVDVEKGKILSGQTVSITGDRISSITKASSFKAAATDSVVESTGQYLIPGLWDMHTHVWAPDYFFSLFIANGITGIRGMFEQAQFATQWRQRGLTAGDLAPRGFYAGPIVDGPKPIWPGSVAVSDAAQGRKVVDSLKNQLKVDFIKVYSLLEREPFFAIADESKKAGIVFAGHVPNKVTLLEAAKAGQKSMEHLYGFIEGASDSSDYYYGLVQGTIKDTTLATRLARRAFLRRTFSEKKLAAMVKELKGYGTWICPTMTVNRGIAYLTDSAFRKDDRLVYVAAMIKNMWDPRNDFRLRTAGPEYFNGEKLEYELKKKIIRALNQAGIPLLAGTDTPNPYCFPGFSLQDELQIFTECGLSPLQALQTATLNPALYFGIQKDLGTVANGKIADLVVLKANPLDDIGNTRKIGAVILKGRFIGSAEVDGLLQKARKIAGN, encoded by the coding sequence ATGAGAACGATTATCCTATCTCTTTGCCTGATGATCAGCACAGGCAGCTTCGCCCAGTCAAAAAGACTTATTCTCCAAAACATTAATGTGGTAGATGTGGAGAAAGGCAAGATCCTTTCGGGGCAAACGGTATCCATTACGGGGGACCGTATCAGCTCGATCACGAAAGCCTCCTCTTTTAAAGCTGCCGCCACGGACAGCGTGGTGGAAAGCACCGGCCAATACCTGATCCCCGGTCTGTGGGATATGCATACGCATGTATGGGCGCCGGATTATTTCTTTTCGCTATTCATTGCGAATGGTATTACAGGCATCCGGGGTATGTTTGAACAGGCCCAGTTTGCCACTCAGTGGCGGCAACGGGGCCTAACAGCCGGAGACCTGGCACCCAGGGGCTTTTATGCAGGGCCGATTGTAGACGGTCCCAAACCGATCTGGCCGGGCAGTGTAGCGGTTTCGGATGCCGCCCAGGGTCGCAAGGTGGTAGATTCCTTGAAAAACCAGTTGAAGGTAGATTTTATAAAAGTGTATTCTTTACTTGAAAGGGAGCCCTTCTTTGCCATTGCAGACGAATCGAAGAAAGCGGGGATCGTATTTGCCGGACATGTACCCAATAAAGTGACGCTGCTGGAAGCAGCGAAAGCAGGGCAAAAAAGCATGGAGCACCTCTATGGATTTATAGAAGGAGCCTCTGACAGCAGTGATTATTATTATGGACTGGTTCAGGGTACGATCAAAGACACTACGCTGGCCACCCGGCTAGCCCGCCGTGCATTCCTGCGCCGCACGTTCAGTGAAAAAAAACTGGCGGCTATGGTCAAAGAATTGAAGGGATATGGTACCTGGATATGCCCTACGATGACGGTGAACAGGGGGATTGCCTATCTCACTGATTCGGCTTTTAGAAAAGATGACCGCCTGGTGTATGTGGCAGCGATGATAAAGAATATGTGGGACCCCAGGAATGATTTCCGGCTGAGGACGGCTGGACCGGAGTATTTTAACGGCGAAAAGCTGGAATATGAGTTGAAAAAGAAGATCATCCGGGCGCTGAACCAGGCAGGCATCCCGCTCCTGGCCGGAACGGATACGCCCAACCCCTATTGTTTCCCCGGCTTCTCTTTACAAGACGAATTACAAATTTTCACGGAATGTGGTCTTTCGCCGCTCCAGGCGCTCCAAACGGCTACGCTGAACCCGGCGCTCTATTTTGGCATCCAAAAAGACCTGGGAACGGTGGCCAACGGCAAAATTGCCGACCTGGTGGTATTGAAAGCCAATCCTTTAGACGATATTGGCAATACCCGGAAAATAGGGGCGGTAATCCTGAAAGGGCGCTTTATAGGCAGTGCAGAGGTGGACGGACTGCTGCAAAAGGCCCGGAAAATAGCCGGCAACTAA
- the rlmN gene encoding 23S rRNA (adenine(2503)-C(2))-methyltransferase RlmN yields MKTAKKNIRHLTLDELNSYFETLGEKKFRAKQVYEWLWLKQAQQFEAMTNLSKELRVKLADNFSLPALRVDATQYSADGTVKSRFKTHDGHLVEGVLIPTDDRKTACVSSQIGCSLSCKFCATGYMDRKRNLDFDEIYDEVVLINQQSERVYEKKLSNIVFMGMGEPLLNYRNVLKAIERITSPDGLGMSPRRITVSTAGVAKQIKQLGDDGVRFKLALSLHAANDTKRNEIMPINESNNLQALIEALNYFYKKTENEITFEYILFNNFNDSLKDADELIKICRQVPADLVNIIEYNPIDMATFRKPDEKVVNTFMQYLEKNRVNARLRRSRGKDIDAACGQLANKEGIVG; encoded by the coding sequence ATGAAAACGGCGAAGAAAAATATCCGGCACCTCACGCTGGATGAATTGAACAGTTACTTTGAAACACTGGGGGAAAAGAAGTTCCGCGCAAAACAGGTGTATGAATGGCTTTGGCTGAAGCAAGCGCAACAGTTTGAGGCGATGACAAACCTGAGCAAGGAACTACGTGTCAAACTCGCCGACAATTTCTCTCTTCCTGCACTCAGGGTAGATGCCACGCAATATTCTGCAGACGGCACGGTTAAATCACGTTTTAAGACGCATGACGGACACCTGGTTGAAGGTGTGCTGATCCCTACGGATGACCGCAAAACAGCCTGTGTATCCTCGCAGATCGGCTGCTCACTGAGCTGCAAGTTCTGCGCTACGGGATATATGGACCGCAAACGCAACCTCGATTTTGATGAGATATATGATGAAGTGGTGTTGATCAACCAGCAAAGTGAGCGGGTATACGAGAAGAAACTTTCGAATATTGTGTTCATGGGTATGGGGGAACCACTGCTCAATTACCGCAATGTGCTGAAGGCGATCGAGCGTATCACCTCTCCCGATGGCCTTGGCATGAGCCCCCGCCGAATCACGGTATCTACAGCAGGCGTAGCCAAGCAGATCAAACAACTGGGGGATGATGGGGTGCGGTTTAAACTGGCGCTCTCTTTACATGCAGCCAACGATACGAAGCGCAATGAGATCATGCCAATCAATGAAAGCAATAACCTGCAGGCATTGATAGAAGCGCTGAACTATTTTTATAAGAAGACGGAGAACGAGATCACTTTCGAATATATCCTGTTCAACAATTTCAATGACAGTCTCAAGGATGCCGATGAGCTGATCAAGATCTGCCGGCAGGTACCTGCAGACCTGGTGAACATCATAGAATACAATCCTATTGATATGGCTACTTTCCGCAAGCCGGATGAAAAAGTAGTCAACACGTTTATGCAGTACCTCGAAAAGAACCGGGTGAACGCCCGCCTGAGAAGAAGCCGGGGTAAGGATATCGATGCGGCCTGTGGTCAGTTGGCCAATAAGGAAGGCATTGTGGGGTAA
- a CDS encoding pseudouridine synthase, with amino-acid sequence MSKSSKAPFGKFIQQKETGAKKKERIRQEKKAQRQETKAYFDKKKADARAFREGRAASAAAAPPKTPKGGFPSAVGRKPKSADQGTDDWQSGRDAMREGAKGKNTEYRIQHTEERRRANSEGQSGKGKKFVNKGYNRMSYMERKKKQAEKNTEEYRIQHTEARSPKSADGGKKAGYTPQGEGYRTVRGPKKKTGAGYKPADTRAPREDAGSKPSYSKAPASKPTYGKPSTGGSSYAKAPVDKRSKITISKAGAEANKPASGKAASNIIPLNKFIAHAGITSRRDAADIVKSGLVVVNGKVITEPGFKVTAQDEVKYNGKQITIRKNMVYILINKPKDFITTTEDPQGRKTVLDIIKNATTERVYPIGRLDRNTTGVLLLTNDGELAQKLAHPSYMVKKIYEVKLDKPLVKKDFDTIIGGIELEDGFIAPDVLAYADTKDKSVIGIEIHSGRNRIVRRIFEHMGYDVRNLDRVMYANLTKKNVDRGKWRFLSEKEVRLLKYLNTSYTKK; translated from the coding sequence ATGAGTAAGAGTAGTAAAGCTCCGTTTGGGAAGTTTATCCAACAAAAAGAAACGGGCGCCAAGAAGAAAGAGCGCATCCGCCAGGAGAAGAAAGCGCAGCGCCAGGAAACAAAAGCCTATTTTGATAAGAAGAAAGCAGATGCCAGGGCATTTCGTGAGGGCAGGGCTGCCAGTGCAGCTGCTGCGCCCCCCAAAACACCCAAGGGAGGATTTCCCAGTGCAGTAGGCAGAAAGCCCAAATCGGCAGATCAGGGAACGGATGACTGGCAAAGCGGAAGGGACGCCATGCGTGAAGGTGCAAAAGGCAAGAATACAGAATACAGAATACAGCATACAGAAGAAAGGCGAAGGGCCAATAGCGAGGGACAAAGTGGAAAGGGCAAGAAGTTTGTGAACAAGGGCTATAACCGCATGAGCTATATGGAGCGGAAGAAGAAGCAGGCGGAGAAAAATACAGAAGAATATAGAATACAGCATACAGAAGCCAGAAGCCCTAAGTCGGCAGATGGAGGCAAGAAGGCGGGCTATACACCGCAGGGTGAAGGTTACCGGACGGTAAGAGGGCCCAAAAAGAAAACAGGGGCAGGATATAAACCAGCAGACACCAGAGCGCCAAGAGAAGATGCTGGCAGCAAACCATCCTATAGCAAAGCTCCGGCAAGCAAACCAACCTACGGTAAGCCTTCAACAGGAGGCTCCTCCTATGCTAAAGCTCCAGTGGACAAGCGCAGTAAGATCACGATCAGCAAGGCAGGCGCTGAGGCGAATAAACCAGCCAGCGGAAAAGCAGCCTCGAACATTATTCCCCTTAATAAATTCATTGCACACGCTGGCATCACCTCCCGCAGGGATGCAGCAGATATTGTTAAATCGGGACTGGTAGTAGTGAATGGTAAAGTGATCACAGAACCAGGCTTTAAAGTAACGGCACAGGATGAGGTGAAATACAATGGTAAGCAGATCACGATCCGCAAGAACATGGTGTATATCCTGATCAACAAACCCAAAGATTTCATCACTACCACGGAAGACCCCCAAGGGCGTAAAACGGTACTGGACATCATAAAAAATGCCACTACAGAAAGGGTATACCCCATTGGCCGCCTCGATAGAAATACCACGGGGGTACTGCTGCTCACCAATGATGGTGAACTGGCGCAAAAGCTGGCGCACCCCAGCTATATGGTGAAGAAGATCTATGAAGTAAAGCTGGATAAGCCACTGGTGAAAAAAGACTTTGACACGATCATTGGGGGTATTGAACTGGAAGATGGCTTTATTGCCCCTGATGTACTGGCCTATGCAGACACGAAGGATAAAAGCGTGATCGGTATTGAAATACACAGCGGGCGCAACCGTATTGTACGCCGCATATTTGAACATATGGGCTACGATGTGCGCAACCTGGACCGGGTAATGTATGCCAACCTCACGAAGAAGAATGTAGACCGGGGTAAATGGCGTTTCCTGTCGGAAAAAGAAGTGCGCCTACTGAAATACCTCAATACTTCGTACACTAAAAAATAA
- a CDS encoding RluA family pseudouridine synthase, translating to MVKTSPEILIENDHFIVLNKPSGLLSIPDREGKEISLKQMLQEKYGQIFTVHRLDRDTSGIIVFAKDEDTHKYLSQAFEERTVEKYYLGIVNGVPPEKKMTIDEPIAENTTKRGVMLIHQRGKQSITDYEVLEEFGKFSLLRFRIHTGRTHQIRVHMQHVGHPIVVDPLYGDGSPILVSSFKKKYNLSKSEEEERPILGRLGLHAEKLLFQDAQGNSHTVEAPLHKDMRALVQQLRKRK from the coding sequence GTGGTCAAGACATCGCCCGAGATATTGATCGAGAACGATCATTTCATTGTACTCAATAAACCATCGGGTTTATTGAGTATTCCTGACCGGGAAGGAAAAGAAATCTCGCTGAAGCAAATGCTGCAGGAAAAATATGGACAGATATTCACGGTTCACCGCCTGGACCGTGATACCAGCGGGATCATCGTATTTGCCAAAGATGAGGATACGCACAAATACCTCTCGCAGGCTTTTGAAGAAAGAACTGTGGAAAAGTATTACCTGGGTATTGTAAATGGAGTTCCTCCTGAAAAGAAAATGACGATCGATGAACCGATCGCAGAGAATACCACCAAACGAGGGGTGATGCTGATACACCAACGGGGAAAGCAATCCATCACAGATTATGAAGTGCTGGAAGAGTTTGGCAAATTCTCCTTACTGCGGTTCCGCATCCATACGGGACGCACGCACCAGATAAGGGTGCATATGCAACATGTGGGTCACCCGATTGTAGTAGATCCCCTGTATGGTGATGGTAGTCCGATCCTGGTCTCTTCGTTTAAGAAGAAATACAATCTCTCCAAATCAGAAGAAGAAGAGCGCCCCATCCTGGGCCGACTGGGACTCCATGCAGAAAAGCTGTTGTTCCAGGATGCGCAGGGGAATAGTCATACAGTGGAAGCTCCTTTGCATAAGGATATGCGGGCTTTGGTGCAGCAGTTGAGGAAGAGGAAGTAG
- a CDS encoding metal-dependent hydrolase family protein, whose translation MRKPVNAVLSPVRPSHVILNSVRLSLSKSLFFLLLILVTPVALLAQRTILHCGKLIDVAKGQVLSQYSIIIEGNKITDVQAGYTKAAGTDKVIDLKDKTVMPGLIDCHVHLEDETSPNQYMQRFIFNQADYAFQSVVFAKRTLAIGFTTVRDLGGTGVNISLRNAINKKLIEGPRVITAGKSIATTGGHADPTNGYRKDLMGNPGPEAGVANGPSECMQAVRQRYKDGSDLIKITASGGVLSVAKSGENPQFTEEEIKAIVSTAKDYGFKVAAHCHGAEAMKRAVKAGVNSIEHGTYMDEEVMALMKQNGTYYVPTITAGKSVGDSAKKPGYYPDLVTPKALAIGPKIQSTFGKAYKAGVKIAFGTDAGVYMHGKNWLEFVYMNEAGMPVMETIQSATVAAADLLGMSEVIGSIEKGKLADIVAVEGDPIKDVQAMGKMKFVMKDGVVYKNE comes from the coding sequence ATGAGAAAACCTGTTAATGCCGTCCTGAGCCCTGTCAGACCGAGCCATGTCATCCTGAATTCTGTCAGGCTGAGCTTGTCGAAGTCTCTTTTCTTCCTGTTACTGATCCTCGTAACTCCTGTTGCTTTATTGGCCCAGCGTACCATCCTCCACTGTGGTAAACTGATCGATGTTGCCAAAGGGCAGGTCCTTTCACAATACTCCATCATCATCGAAGGCAATAAGATCACTGATGTGCAGGCGGGTTATACCAAAGCAGCAGGTACTGATAAGGTCATCGACCTGAAAGATAAGACCGTGATGCCCGGCTTAATTGACTGCCACGTGCACCTGGAAGATGAGACAAGCCCCAACCAGTACATGCAGCGTTTTATTTTCAACCAGGCCGATTACGCTTTTCAATCTGTCGTATTTGCAAAGCGCACCCTGGCCATTGGATTCACTACCGTGCGCGACCTGGGCGGTACAGGCGTTAATATTTCCCTGCGCAATGCCATTAATAAAAAGCTCATTGAAGGCCCGCGCGTGATCACTGCCGGCAAATCCATTGCTACCACCGGTGGTCATGCCGATCCTACCAATGGTTACCGCAAAGACCTGATGGGCAATCCCGGTCCTGAAGCAGGTGTAGCTAATGGCCCTTCTGAATGCATGCAGGCCGTGCGCCAACGCTACAAAGATGGCTCCGACCTCATCAAGATCACCGCTTCCGGTGGTGTATTGAGCGTAGCCAAGAGCGGCGAAAACCCACAGTTCACCGAAGAAGAAATTAAAGCCATCGTATCTACTGCCAAGGATTATGGTTTCAAAGTAGCAGCCCATTGCCATGGCGCCGAGGCCATGAAGCGTGCCGTGAAAGCAGGTGTCAACAGCATTGAGCATGGTACCTATATGGATGAGGAAGTGATGGCCCTCATGAAGCAGAACGGTACTTATTATGTACCCACCATTACAGCTGGTAAATCAGTAGGCGACTCAGCTAAGAAGCCTGGTTACTATCCTGATCTGGTTACGCCCAAGGCCCTGGCCATCGGACCTAAAATACAATCCACTTTCGGCAAGGCTTACAAAGCCGGCGTAAAGATCGCCTTCGGTACCGATGCCGGTGTGTACATGCATGGTAAGAACTGGCTTGAATTTGTGTACATGAATGAAGCAGGCATGCCCGTGATGGAAACCATCCAGTCCGCCACCGTAGCCGCTGCCGACCTGCTGGGCATGAGTGAGGTGATAGGCAGTATCGAAAAAGGTAAACTGGCCGATATCGTCGCCGTAGAAGGTGATCCCATCAAAGATGTACAAGCCATGGGGAAGATGAAATTCGTAATGAAAGACGGGGTAGTCTATAAAAACGAATAA
- a CDS encoding peroxiredoxin, whose protein sequence is MSLRLGDIAPNFQAKTTVGDIDFYEFLGDSWGILFSHPADFTPVCTTELGKTALLQGEFEKRNVKVLAVSVDTLDHHNSWVNDINETQNCSVGFPIIADTDRNVATLYDMIHPNASATVTVRSLFVIGPDKKVKLTITYPASTGRNFFEVLRVIESLQLTADYSVATPADWKHGEDVIVVPAVSTEDAIKKFPKGVQVVKPYLRYTPQPNLDK, encoded by the coding sequence ATGAGTTTAAGATTGGGAGACATCGCTCCAAATTTCCAAGCGAAAACGACTGTTGGCGATATCGACTTCTACGAGTTCCTGGGTGATAGCTGGGGCATCCTGTTTTCACACCCCGCCGACTTCACTCCTGTGTGTACAACTGAATTGGGTAAGACCGCTTTATTGCAGGGTGAATTCGAAAAACGCAATGTAAAAGTACTGGCTGTTAGTGTTGATACACTGGATCACCACAACAGCTGGGTTAATGATATAAACGAAACTCAAAACTGTAGCGTGGGCTTCCCCATCATCGCCGATACAGATCGCAACGTAGCGACCCTGTACGACATGATCCACCCCAATGCTTCCGCAACAGTAACCGTTCGTTCACTGTTTGTGATCGGACCCGATAAGAAAGTAAAGCTGACTATTACTTACCCTGCTTCTACCGGAAGAAATTTCTTTGAAGTATTGCGTGTAATAGAATCATTACAGTTGACTGCTGATTACAGCGTAGCTACACCAGCCGATTGGAAACATGGCGAAGATGTGATCGTGGTGCCTGCAGTTTCTACCGAAGATGCTATCAAGAAATTCCCGAAGGGTGTGCAAGTGGTAAAACCTTACCTGCGTTATACGCCACAGCCCAACCTCGACAAATAG
- the dinB gene encoding DNA polymerase IV, which translates to MAAQQRIIAHFDLDAFFVSVECLNNPSLKGKPLLVGGRERGVVAACSYEARKFGIHSAMPMKTALRLCPQAIVTNNSRSDYSKYSRIVTNIIAEKAPLFEKASIDEFYLDLTGMEKYFQPYQWTIDLRQEIIDKTGLPISFALASNKMVAKIATDQAKPNGYLHIPFGKEKEYLAPLTVNKIPGVGEHTYENLKALGIFTIRDLSEQSPDMLEKRLGKYGIELWNKSQGIHHGEVTPYHEAKSISTENTFEENLTDVNQIMTELVHMTERVAYELRQDNKTSGCITVKIRYPDFETTSKQTSIPYTFYDDELIPKAKELFHKLWRKGHPVRLLGVRLSELTDEAVQTNLFTDTEKKNGLYKAIDDVKNRFGKYAITKATGK; encoded by the coding sequence ATGGCCGCTCAACAACGCATCATAGCCCATTTCGACCTCGATGCATTCTTCGTATCCGTAGAGTGCCTCAACAACCCTTCCCTCAAGGGGAAGCCCCTCCTCGTAGGAGGGCGGGAGAGAGGGGTGGTGGCAGCCTGCAGTTATGAGGCCCGGAAATTTGGTATCCATTCCGCCATGCCCATGAAAACCGCCCTGCGCCTCTGCCCCCAGGCCATTGTAACCAACAACAGCCGGAGCGACTACAGCAAATATTCCCGCATCGTTACCAATATCATTGCCGAAAAAGCCCCCTTGTTTGAAAAAGCCTCCATCGATGAGTTCTACCTCGACCTCACCGGGATGGAAAAATACTTCCAGCCCTATCAGTGGACCATCGACCTGCGGCAGGAGATCATCGACAAAACAGGATTACCCATTTCTTTTGCCCTTGCTTCCAATAAGATGGTCGCCAAGATAGCCACCGACCAGGCCAAGCCCAATGGCTACCTCCACATACCTTTTGGAAAGGAAAAAGAATACCTGGCCCCCCTCACTGTCAATAAAATACCCGGCGTGGGCGAACACACCTATGAAAACCTCAAAGCCCTTGGCATATTCACCATCCGCGACCTGAGCGAGCAATCGCCCGACATGCTGGAAAAACGCCTGGGGAAATATGGTATTGAACTCTGGAATAAGTCACAGGGCATTCACCATGGTGAGGTAACACCCTACCATGAAGCCAAATCCATCTCCACCGAAAATACATTTGAAGAAAACCTCACAGATGTCAACCAGATCATGACCGAACTGGTACACATGACAGAACGCGTGGCCTATGAACTGCGGCAGGATAACAAAACCTCCGGATGCATCACCGTCAAGATCCGCTACCCCGATTTTGAGACCACCTCCAAACAAACCAGCATTCCCTACACTTTTTATGATGATGAGCTGATTCCCAAGGCTAAAGAATTGTTCCACAAGCTCTGGCGAAAAGGCCACCCCGTACGCCTCCTGGGCGTAAGGCTCAGCGAGCTAACCGATGAGGCCGTACAAACCAACCTCTTCACCGATACCGAAAAGAAAAATGGGCTCTACAAAGCCATTGATGACGTGAAAAACCGTTTTGGGAAATATGCTATTACCAAGGCTACTGGTAAATAA
- a CDS encoding Crp/Fnr family transcriptional regulator — protein MEQELALLRKQIFALHPLSEEEWADFSAIWQPVQYKRKTILTTAGETERYLYFVTEGVQRAFYIDDKHPEATVVFSYAPSFSGIVDSFLTQQPSRYFLETLTTSKMLRTSYQQVQQLMDKYHNIERWVRLSVSWVMMGLLERQIELLSYSAEEKFRILLKRSPHVLQLIPHKYLASYMGIDASTFSKLMASVKIS, from the coding sequence ATGGAGCAGGAACTGGCTTTGCTACGGAAACAAATTTTTGCCTTACATCCTTTATCGGAGGAAGAGTGGGCGGATTTTTCGGCTATCTGGCAGCCGGTCCAATACAAACGCAAAACGATCCTTACGACGGCCGGAGAAACGGAACGATACCTGTACTTTGTGACGGAAGGGGTGCAGCGGGCTTTTTATATTGATGACAAACATCCCGAAGCCACGGTGGTATTTAGTTATGCGCCCTCCTTTTCGGGCATCGTCGATTCTTTTCTTACACAGCAACCTTCGCGTTATTTCCTGGAAACATTAACGACCAGTAAGATGCTGCGCACCTCCTATCAGCAGGTGCAGCAACTGATGGACAAATACCACAATATTGAACGCTGGGTACGGTTGTCGGTATCCTGGGTAATGATGGGTTTGTTGGAAAGGCAGATCGAATTGCTAAGCTACAGTGCGGAAGAGAAATTCCGGATCTTACTAAAGCGCAGCCCGCATGTGCTGCAACTGATACCACATAAATACCTGGCTTCCTATATGGGTATAGATGCCAGTACTTTCAGTAAGCTGATGGCGAGTGTGAAGATAAGTTGA
- a CDS encoding DinB family protein: MKNMQSGQLLDQLESDTKQIILTLHYLLQEDPGILLQQPASGKWSVAQVIEHLNSYGRYYLPLMQQGLNDNTFAANASFTPGWLGNYFTKSMLPKENGQIANKMQSPKDHRPSPDVDSLTVLNEFMAQEKLLLDLLQQARSNDLNKIRIPISIAKFIKLKLGDTFRFLIAHHQRHFVQVANTLEAVRGNHGYTFPAPDFTAR; the protein is encoded by the coding sequence ATGAAAAATATGCAAAGTGGACAGTTACTGGATCAACTGGAATCAGATACGAAACAGATCATTCTCACGCTGCACTACCTGCTGCAGGAAGATCCGGGGATATTGCTGCAACAACCAGCAAGCGGTAAATGGAGTGTAGCGCAGGTCATTGAACACCTAAACTCGTATGGGCGCTATTACCTTCCGCTGATGCAGCAAGGTTTGAATGACAACACGTTTGCTGCAAATGCCTCTTTTACGCCGGGCTGGCTGGGCAATTATTTTACCAAGTCGATGCTGCCCAAAGAGAATGGGCAAATTGCGAATAAGATGCAATCGCCCAAAGATCACCGGCCTTCACCGGATGTGGATAGCCTTACTGTACTGAATGAATTTATGGCGCAGGAAAAACTACTGCTCGATCTTCTTCAGCAAGCACGCAGCAATGATCTCAATAAGATCAGGATACCTATATCCATTGCGAAGTTCATTAAACTGAAGCTGGGTGACACCTTCCGGTTCCTAATAGCGCATCATCAGCGGCATTTTGTGCAAGTGGCCAACACACTGGAAGCTGTAAGAGGTAACCATGGCTATACTTTCCCTGCTCCTGACTTCACAGCGCGATGA